Within Lolium rigidum isolate FL_2022 chromosome 5, APGP_CSIRO_Lrig_0.1, whole genome shotgun sequence, the genomic segment GTGTACCTCTCTGAACTGAGTGGAACAAAGAGCCACTTTGCGATGAAGGTGATGGACAAAACGTCTTTGGCGAGTCGGAAGAAGCTGCTTCGGGCGCAGACTGAGCGGGAGATACTGCAGTCCCTGGATCATCCATTTCTACCAACCCTATATACTCATTTTGAGACGGACAAGTTCTCGTGTCTGGTGATGGAGTTTTGCCCTGGAGGCGACTTGCACACCCTTCGACAAAGGCAGGCTGGAAAACATTTTTCAGAGCAAGCAGCAAAGTATGCACTCCTTCCTGCTATCTATGAGTTCATTGTGAATGATTTGTTGATTACATGGGCCTTTTTTATTAGACGGTTTATTATGTGTCTTGCCTACTGCTTAACATTATTTCACTATCTTTTGTGATTATATTGACTTGTCAGGTTGTACTTGACATATGTAAGTAGTTTTACACTCTAATTAATACTTAACAAGTTTATTGTGCATGTACTAATCAGGAAAGGGCAGTATGTCCTAGataactaatatgttccatgccatGATATAGTGTATAGTTTAAATTGCTATGATTAAGAAGTGGATCATTATTAGATTTCACGGGTTATGATAGGCATGTGTTCTTTTGAGCAAATTTTGATTTGCATAACAAAGATGTGCTGACCAGCCTTTGCTAAAGAATTTACCTCAAATCTGCACTTGATGTTTCAGGTTCTATGTTGCAGAGGTGCTCCTTGCATTGGAGTACCTGCATATGCTTGGGATTATTTACCGTGATCTGAAGCCTGAAAATGTCCTGGTTCGGGAGGATGGCCACATCATGCTGACAGATTTTGACCTCTCTCTTCGTTGTTCAACGAGCCCAACCGTGATCAGGGGAGCAAACCCTGCCCTGGATGCTCTGCAGAGGAACAATGCAGCATACTGTGTGCAGCCTGCTTGCATTCAGCCATCGTGTGTTGTTCCAACCACATGCTTTGGTCCTCGATTCttctccaagtccaagtccaagtctaAATCCAAGAAGGAGAAATCAAAGCCTGAAGTCGCAAACCAAGTGAACCTATTCCCTGAGATGATCGCTGAGCCAACTGATGCCCGGTCCATGTCCTTTGTGGGCACCCACGAGTACTTGGCCCCAGAGATAGTGAAAGGAGAAGGCCATGGCAGCGCGGTGGATTGGTGGACCTTTGGCATATTCTTGTATGAGCTACTCTTTGGCAAGACCCCTTTCAAGGGTTCAGGCAACCGGGCTACGCTTTTCAACGTTGTCGGTCAGCCCTTGCGGTTCCCAGAGTCCCCGCTAGTGAGCTTCTCAGCAAGGGACATGATAAGGGGACTACTGGTCAAGGACCCGCAGCACCGGCTCGGGCACAAGCGTGGAGCTACAGAGATAAAGCAACACCCCTTCTTCGAGGGTGTGAACTGGGCTCTCATAAGATGCGCGAGCCCTCCGGACATACCGAAGCCTGTAGAGCTGGACTGCCGCCCGAAGCAAGCCCCATCAGCCAATGGAAAGGTCGCACCGGCTTCTAACCAGAAGGGCTCAGATAACTACCTAGAGTTTGAGTTCTTCTAGGCCTTTTTCGTGGCACATGGAATCGGACGCAGCGCATTTGAGCTGGCTGGCGCGGCgcagaaagagaagaaagatgtaGAGCTCCTCTTGGCTGGGAAGGTACACTCGTTTGTTGTAGATTGTAAGAGCTCGTTTCTGGAGCCCCTGCCCTGCCCCAAGTTTCTTTTTTCTTCCATTGAACTTGTTAGCTCTAGTCAAATACTCTCTTATGCATGTTAATTGTGATTTTTCGGAAAACCGCGTATGGTACTCTTTGAAGGATTTGATGAGTACTTGTTCAAGCTGTCAATGTAACCGCTATTTGTACCTTGTAACTGATGTTTCTTCTTCATTGATCGCTCATCGCTGTCTGTTCCTGAGTGTTGCTGAATGATGTACCGTCATAACTGACAATGCAGTTACTTGTTAGTTGTTACCATCTCACCATCGGCCCTGTTGTATGATTGCCGATTGTGACTTGTTGAGAGTAGAAAACGTGCACATCTACGAGTTGCTGATTGTGACATACTGATGCTGATCGATCCGAGAAACTGTCCGTTCTTGCCTGGTTTTATTGTCTCCGGACGTATAATGCCAGTTCTCCCCATACTCCCATGTCGTATGCTCTACGTCCTGCATACTTCAACATTATGTATGTAACTTCCTTGCAGAAGGAGAGATCTGGAAGCGATCTGGATTTGCTTCAACGAGAAGCACGAGTTGGTTGCTGCAATTAGCCAATTACGGCGTATCACCACTGTAGTACTGCCAGTTATTCCCGcactccttagagcatctccaccagaggCCCTAAATAGGCGCCCCAAACGGGGGCGCCTGCACAGCATCCTTCATTTGGGGGAGCTGCTTCCACACCGGAGCCCCCAAACAGACGGCCTCGATAggtaatttgaatttgaaatctcaAACATAACCATAAAAACTCGAATAAGTCTAtgaataagaagtttgggccaacacacggccaccaaattcgAATAAATCTACGAATAAGAAGTTCGGGCCAACACACGGCCATCAGATCGCCGTTTCCGGCGCAAAAAGGGTCACATGATCACACGAAGGAGGTCACGGGCGGCGCAACCTCGACGGCTTCCtcatcggcggccggcggcagctccgtcgtcgcaacaggatccacggtcgccgGTGGGGGCATGAACGTGGAGGGTGCCGGCGTACATGAACGGggacggtgccgggggagacaTGAACAGAGACGGTGCTGGGGTAGACATTGACGTggacggtgccgggggagacgccgacgcagctcgcgccgccatcacctcttgaccgatgcgctcgcggtacatctcgtgccacgtcCGCGCCAaggggtccatcttctccatgtcggccatcaagatcttcgattcttgagacattttggccaacgagagctgcgtcgcttcgttggtggccttcatggcagcggcgggagcttccatcttcgccgcctccaccctctccctctccaactcgatcttggcgtcttgcttgtcgaggatggccttccacacgacggcggcTCTATCGGCAGCTTTCCTTGTTCTCCACCGAGAAGgaggtgatcatcttctcgatggaggcgtccatggctACCAAAACCGGCGCCGCATTCTccgtcggccttggccttcttgttgccaatgggggcccggtggaggcgccggctggatcgaccggcccatcttccccgtccttcaAGAGAGTGGATAGGAGGTCGTCCCGtttcttgcaaccttggagcttgttgtagcaatgcatAAACGGGAAGTCCTTGTCGTCGTTCATGTGCTTGTACATATCGAGGGCATCGCGCATCTAACAACATATGatgcaaaacaatgaaacaacactgatcatcaattcatatacatcatcaattcatatgcaacaacattgatcaacaattcatatgcaccaacattgatcatcaattcatatacatcatcaattcatatgcaacaacattgatcaacaattcatatgcaaATAAGATAGAGATCATACCCAATCGACCATCGTCTTGCTGCTCTCCTTCcgtgccttgatcttctcgtaaaagCCATGGAGCTTGCTACACGCCGCCTTGATcaagttccaacggtgagagagggcACCCTTGTTTCGGTTCATCTCCATGGTGGCgtaatcaccatagttcttcttctatTTGAAACAATCGAGaatgcgcttgtagtacttgcctCCGGTTTGGTTTGCGCCGGTGATGGGGCAAAAACTCACTTGCTTCCACGTCTCGATGAGGCATTCATCCTCCAAGGACCTCCACCTGGTACCACGAGTGCCGGTGGACCGTCCACGCGTCCTCCTCACGCTGGCGCCGGTCtcggcgtcgatcagctcctcctggacttcctcctcacctccatcctcgtcggcctcttcttcgtagtcgtcgaccgggggttcgtaggcatggccgcATATGATGCCATTCAtgatctcctcctcgccggcaaaCTACACATAAAGTTAAACTTTCAGTCGCCGCTGATacgcccaaacgtatctataattttttatgttccatgctacttttatgatgatactcacatgttttatacacattatatgtcatatttatgcattttccggcactaacctattgacgagatgccgaagagccgcttgttgttttctgctgtttttg encodes:
- the LOC124652609 gene encoding serine/threonine-protein kinase D6PK-like; amino-acid sequence: MSSESAPKSMHEQAAKPKEMGEDGRQRSAAAEEISVESHEQLESPASVLEKDTSGLSSDSGDVPLAPDGDSGELKEKKDSDSNENPEKKSSQKSSMSDSFASAKVSDGTNSLGKTSGSAKTSGRDFTESGKSSMCRVSASSDLSDESSCSSMSSATTKPHKGNDSRWEAIQVVKSREGVLGLNQFRLLKKLGSGDIGSVYLSELSGTKSHFAMKVMDKTSLASRKKLLRAQTEREILQSLDHPFLPTLYTHFETDKFSCLVMEFCPGGDLHTLRQRQAGKHFSEQAAKFYVAEVLLALEYLHMLGIIYRDLKPENVLVREDGHIMLTDFDLSLRCSTSPTVIRGANPALDALQRNNAAYCVQPACIQPSCVVPTTCFGPRFFSKSKSKSKSKKEKSKPEVANQVNLFPEMIAEPTDARSMSFVGTHEYLAPEIVKGEGHGSAVDWWTFGIFLYELLFGKTPFKGSGNRATLFNVVGQPLRFPESPLVSFSARDMIRGLLVKDPQHRLGHKRGATEIKQHPFFEGVNWALIRCASPPDIPKPVELDCRPKQAPSANGKVAPASNQKGSDNYLEFEFF